In Herbinix luporum, a single window of DNA contains:
- a CDS encoding ABC transporter ATP-binding protein: protein MSLIRLNNISKKYGKQVVLSNFNLEVEKGEFIGIKGESGKGKSTLLNIIGLLEDCEGNIFFEEKCISSNDTKKVQKLLRNRIGYLFQNFALIDDLSVYDNLKIVLKKSSKKEKMILIQQALEKVGLKDVINKKIYQLSGGEQQRVSVARLILQESDIILADEPTGSLDRKNALIIIKLLEKFHSEGKTIIMVSHDENLFKNCSRIINL, encoded by the coding sequence ATGAGTTTAATAAGACTTAATAATATTAGTAAAAAATATGGAAAACAAGTTGTTTTAAGTAATTTCAATTTAGAAGTTGAAAAGGGTGAATTTATTGGTATTAAAGGTGAAAGTGGAAAAGGAAAATCTACTTTACTAAATATTATTGGTTTATTAGAAGATTGCGAAGGTAATATATTTTTTGAAGAAAAATGTATTAGTAGTAATGACACTAAAAAAGTACAGAAATTATTGAGAAATAGGATCGGATATTTATTTCAAAACTTTGCATTAATAGATGATTTATCAGTATATGATAATTTAAAAATAGTATTAAAAAAATCTTCTAAAAAAGAAAAAATGATTCTTATACAGCAAGCTTTAGAGAAGGTCGGTCTAAAAGATGTAATCAACAAAAAAATTTATCAACTATCAGGTGGCGAACAACAAAGGGTATCAGTTGCAAGATTGATTTTGCAAGAATCAGATATAATTTTAGCTGATGAGCCAACTGGTAGCTTAGATAGAAAGAATGCATTGATTATAATAAAGCTACTGGAGAAATTTCATAGTGAAGGAAAAACAATTATCATGGTAAGCCATGATGAAAACCTTTTTAAAAATTGCTCAAGAATTATAAATTTATAA
- a CDS encoding galactokinase yields MRNDLIEIFEKIFGTEGEYRAYFAPGRVNLIGEHIDYNGGHVFPCALTIGTYGVARKRKDKILRFYSMNFKEKGIIESSIDNLVYKKEDDWTNYPKGVIWALQKKGYKIDKGMDILIYGNIPNASGLSSSASLEVLTGFILMKLFNLDISFTDLALYSQYAENKFVGVNCGIMDQFAIAMGKKDHGIFLNTSNLSYEYAPLILADAKIVIMNTNKRRGLGDSKYNQRRRECEQALSDLQKVVPVKELGDLTEEEFEDYKSAIKNPIHVKRAKHAVYENQRTIKAVKALKNKDIALFGQLMNDSHLSLQQDYEVTGIELDTIVEAALRQEGVIGARMTGAGFGGCGVSIVKEAAIENFIKNVGKEYKEKIGYDASFYVVETGNGPEVLVADMVIYG; encoded by the coding sequence ATGAGGAATGATTTAATAGAAATATTTGAGAAAATATTCGGAACAGAGGGAGAGTATAGAGCCTACTTTGCCCCGGGTAGGGTAAATTTAATAGGAGAACATATTGATTACAATGGGGGACATGTATTTCCCTGTGCATTAACCATAGGAACCTACGGGGTGGCAAGAAAGAGAAAGGATAAAATTCTTCGTTTTTATTCCATGAACTTTAAAGAGAAGGGAATAATTGAATCCTCTATTGATAATTTAGTATATAAAAAGGAAGATGATTGGACAAATTATCCTAAGGGGGTAATCTGGGCTTTACAAAAGAAGGGTTATAAGATAGATAAGGGTATGGATATTTTGATATACGGAAATATCCCCAATGCCTCAGGGCTTTCCTCTTCGGCTTCATTGGAAGTGCTTACGGGATTTATACTGATGAAATTATTTAATTTGGATATTAGCTTTACAGATTTGGCATTATACAGCCAATATGCCGAGAATAAATTTGTCGGTGTAAATTGTGGTATAATGGATCAGTTTGCTATTGCTATGGGAAAGAAGGACCATGGGATTTTTCTTAACACATCTAATCTTTCCTATGAATATGCCCCCCTAATATTAGCTGATGCAAAAATTGTAATCATGAATACCAATAAAAGACGTGGTCTTGGTGATTCAAAATATAACCAAAGAAGAAGGGAATGTGAGCAGGCACTTTCCGATCTTCAGAAGGTGGTACCGGTTAAGGAGCTTGGGGACTTAACAGAAGAAGAATTTGAAGATTATAAATCAGCCATAAAAAATCCAATTCATGTAAAACGTGCAAAACATGCTGTATATGAAAATCAAAGAACAATTAAGGCAGTAAAGGCACTTAAAAATAAAGACATTGCTTTATTTGGACAACTTATGAATGACTCACACTTATCCTTGCAGCAGGATTACGAAGTTACCGGCATAGAGTTAGATACTATAGTGGAAGCTGCTTTAAGGCAGGAAGGGGTAATCGGTGCTCGTATGACCGGAGCAGGCTTTGGTGGATGTGGGGTTAGTATTGTTAAGGAAGCTGCAATCGAAAACTTTATTAAAAATGTAGGTAAGGAATATAAAGAAAAAATCGGCTATGATGCCTCCTTTTATGTGGTTGAAACCGGCAATGGTCCGGAAGTGCTAGTTGCGGATATGGTAATTTACGGTTGA
- a CDS encoding sodium ion-translocating decarboxylase subunit beta has product MFKTEKSRLVILILTIITLLITVIGIIFEYLFPKFIEYKYQIKTENPASIGIIGGADGPTSIFISGTKSGNVLTIICGLVSAAGIIYLLFTKKKRIQK; this is encoded by the coding sequence GTGTTTAAGACTGAAAAATCTAGACTAGTTATTTTAATACTTACTATAATAACATTACTTATAACAGTTATTGGTATTATATTTGAATACCTTTTTCCTAAGTTTATAGAATATAAATACCAAATAAAAACTGAGAATCCTGCTTCAATAGGAATTATAGGTGGTGCCGATGGACCTACATCTATCTTTATAAGTGGAACTAAGTCCGGGAATGTGCTTACCATAATATGCGGATTAGTATCAGCTGCAGGTATTATCTATTTGCTTTTTACCAAGAAAAAAAGAATACAAAAATAG
- a CDS encoding MATE family efflux transporter: MELGTKKISKLLWQLSIPAILGMLSSAIFNIVDRIFVAKINSNALTAVGITMPVQIIQMAFILLIGIGTSALISIKLGEGKKDEAEDILFIALKYIVIFLLVFAILFMVFLNPILSLFSISEDVMPYAKDYIVIIILGSVIGIPGYCLNNSLRSIGKSKVSMKIIIVTSVMNIILDPIFIFLFKMGIAGAAIATVISQTTLTVYVIYAFIKREDFAINLKFRRVKDEWILLKESLRMGLPSFYVQILAAAVNLFLNNSLLKYGTDLDVAALTIMSSIFSFYHMVVVGLVQGNNAICGYNWGAKLYGRVLKSLKLALFFSFLLSLFLFLLVVLFPQLLVTIFTDDQMLIRQTASGIRYYLFMLPIMGPQAVSSQYFQVVGKSKLSSFLAFFRYGIIIIPSIIILAPKIGVKGIYISNAISDGIAGLIAVIYIMAEIVRLKRMEAA, translated from the coding sequence TTGGAACTAGGGACAAAGAAGATATCAAAACTATTATGGCAGCTAAGTATACCGGCTATTCTTGGCATGCTTAGCAGTGCTATCTTTAATATTGTAGATAGAATTTTTGTGGCTAAAATCAATTCTAATGCACTGACAGCCGTTGGTATAACTATGCCGGTACAGATTATACAGATGGCCTTTATTTTATTAATTGGCATAGGCACATCAGCTTTAATTTCTATAAAGCTGGGAGAGGGCAAGAAAGATGAAGCAGAAGATATACTTTTCATTGCTTTAAAGTATATTGTGATCTTTTTACTTGTCTTTGCCATCTTGTTTATGGTATTTTTGAATCCTATTTTATCTTTGTTTTCAATTTCCGAAGATGTCATGCCATATGCCAAAGATTATATAGTTATTATTATTTTAGGCTCTGTAATTGGAATTCCGGGATATTGCCTAAACAATTCCCTAAGGTCAATCGGAAAATCAAAAGTTTCAATGAAAATAATTATTGTAACTTCTGTTATGAATATTATATTGGATCCGATTTTTATTTTTCTATTTAAGATGGGAATTGCAGGGGCAGCCATAGCCACAGTAATTTCACAGACAACTTTAACTGTCTATGTTATATATGCTTTTATAAAAAGAGAAGATTTTGCCATAAACCTAAAATTTAGAAGGGTAAAGGACGAATGGATTTTATTAAAAGAAAGCCTTAGGATGGGCCTGCCTTCCTTCTATGTGCAGATATTAGCTGCAGCAGTTAATTTGTTTCTAAATAACAGTTTGCTAAAATACGGTACAGATCTTGATGTGGCTGCCCTAACCATTATGTCAAGTATATTTAGCTTTTATCATATGGTTGTAGTAGGCTTAGTTCAAGGTAATAATGCAATATGCGGTTATAATTGGGGAGCAAAGCTTTATGGAAGAGTTTTAAAATCCTTAAAATTGGCATTGTTTTTCTCCTTTTTATTATCATTATTCCTATTCTTATTAGTTGTACTATTTCCTCAATTATTGGTAACTATATTTACTGATGATCAAATGCTGATTAGACAAACTGCATCAGGTATTAGGTATTATTTATTTATGTTGCCTATTATGGGGCCACAGGCTGTAAGCTCACAATATTTTCAAGTGGTGGGTAAATCTAAGCTTAGTAGTTTTTTGGCCTTTTTTAGATATGGCATCATCATTATTCCTTCAATTATAATCCTAGCTCCCAAAATAGGAGTAAAAGGAATATATATCAGCAATGCCATTTCTGACGGCATCGCCGGTTTGATTGCTGTCATATATATTATGGCGGAAATTGTTAGATTAAAAAGAATGGAGGCTGCTTGA
- a CDS encoding ABC transporter ATP-binding protein: MSEIYKRKPLLIVEGLKKYYPQRGSVIGKNRPVIHAVDGVDLEIYEGETLGIVGESGCGKSTIGRQIVALERPTSGRIIYQGQVISDMASSNLRKIRTGLQMVFQDTTSSLNPRKQVYDILAAPMLYHGIVTRDRLDEEINKLLELVGLSKNMKYRYPHEFSGGQRQRIGIAKALSVKPRLIVCDEPVSALDVSVQAQILNLLKQLQEELKLTYVFIAHGLGAVRYVSNRIAIMYLGKIVEIAETKELFDNPVHPYTKALFDASPLPDPSLRKRERIVLKGEIPSAIQPPKGCRFHTRCPYAIESCKVNDPDLLAIRFGSNHKAACPVMQAGGER, translated from the coding sequence TTGAGTGAAATTTATAAAAGAAAGCCTCTGCTTATTGTGGAAGGTTTAAAGAAATATTATCCGCAAAGAGGTTCGGTAATAGGAAAAAACAGACCTGTAATCCATGCGGTAGACGGAGTTGATTTGGAAATATATGAGGGAGAAACCCTTGGAATTGTAGGTGAATCCGGATGTGGCAAGTCCACTATTGGACGCCAGATTGTAGCCCTGGAGAGACCCACTTCAGGGCGTATTATTTATCAGGGACAGGTTATATCTGATATGGCATCCTCCAATCTTCGTAAAATCAGAACAGGTCTGCAGATGGTCTTTCAAGATACTACATCTTCCTTAAATCCAAGGAAGCAGGTTTATGATATATTGGCAGCCCCTATGCTTTATCATGGGATTGTGACAAGGGATAGGTTAGATGAGGAAATTAATAAGCTTTTAGAACTGGTAGGTTTATCAAAGAATATGAAATATAGATATCCCCATGAGTTTTCCGGGGGACAAAGACAAAGAATAGGAATTGCCAAGGCTCTGTCTGTAAAACCAAGACTTATAGTATGTGACGAACCGGTCAGTGCCTTGGATGTATCGGTTCAGGCACAAATATTAAATCTTTTAAAACAGCTGCAGGAAGAGTTGAAATTAACTTATGTATTTATCGCCCATGGCCTTGGAGCTGTTCGTTATGTAAGCAATCGTATTGCTATAATGTATTTGGGTAAAATCGTTGAAATAGCTGAAACAAAGGAATTATTTGATAATCCCGTACATCCTTATACAAAGGCCTTATTTGATGCCTCACCCTTGCCTGATCCTAGTCTTAGAAAAAGAGAGAGGATTGTTTTAAAAGGAGAAATTCCTTCAGCCATACAACCCCCTAAAGGCTGTAGATTCCACACCAGATGTCCCTATGCCATAGAATCCTGTAAAGTTAATGATCCGGATTTACTGGCTATAAGATTCGGAAGTAACCATAAGGCGGCATGTCCGGTAATGCAGGCAGGAGGGGAACGATAA
- a CDS encoding ABC transporter permease produces MFRYILKRILIAIPVLIGITILDFAIMNLAGSPLEMMLGPKTTEAALEAKAIQLGLDKPIYVQYFVWLKNVLQGNLGYSIKSYQPVSKLIGDHLGPTLLLMGTSLLLGLAIAIPLGIYSAVHRYKKRDYALVTMSFFGTSVPSFFLSLIFIYLFTVKMGWLPSSGMKTAGGDGGILDILRHMVMPVLVLAISITGSNIRYVRSAVLEILQKEYVRTAKSKGIGRFLVINKHALRNALIPIVTVIGMQIPTLFGGAVIIEQIFSWPGLGLITMNAILNRDYPVIMGVALLTAVVVLAANLITDIIYALVDPTIKY; encoded by the coding sequence ATGTTTAGATATATACTTAAAAGAATTTTGATTGCCATACCTGTTCTTATTGGCATTACAATTCTTGATTTTGCAATTATGAACCTGGCTGGAAGTCCCTTAGAAATGATGTTAGGGCCTAAGACTACGGAGGCTGCATTGGAGGCAAAAGCTATCCAGCTGGGGCTTGATAAACCCATATATGTTCAATATTTTGTTTGGCTTAAAAATGTATTACAGGGGAACTTAGGTTATTCCATAAAAAGCTATCAACCGGTCAGTAAGTTAATAGGTGATCATTTGGGTCCAACCCTTTTACTAATGGGAACTTCCTTATTACTGGGCTTGGCAATTGCCATCCCTCTTGGGATTTATAGTGCGGTTCATAGATATAAGAAAAGAGATTATGCTTTAGTGACTATGTCCTTTTTTGGTACCAGTGTGCCAAGTTTTTTTCTTTCTTTAATATTTATTTACTTATTCACAGTAAAAATGGGTTGGCTTCCTTCTAGTGGTATGAAAACTGCAGGAGGAGACGGAGGAATTCTTGATATATTAAGGCATATGGTTATGCCTGTTTTAGTTTTAGCCATATCTATTACCGGTTCAAATATCCGTTATGTCAGAAGTGCTGTTTTGGAAATCTTACAGAAGGAATATGTTCGTACTGCAAAATCTAAAGGAATCGGACGGTTTCTAGTTATCAATAAGCATGCCCTAAGAAATGCCTTAATACCTATTGTAACTGTGATTGGTATGCAGATACCTACGCTTTTTGGTGGAGCTGTTATTATTGAACAGATTTTTAGTTGGCCGGGTCTTGGTCTTATTACTATGAATGCAATCTTAAACAGGGACTACCCTGTTATTATGGGAGTGGCTCTTTTAACTGCTGTGGTGGTACTTGCAGCTAATCTTATTACAGATATAATATATGCATTAGTAGACCCTACTATTAAATATTAA
- a CDS encoding ABC transporter permease yields the protein MKQKSDISENKHGSLKMIVKRFRKHKLAVASLYFLGFMTILALLAPLIAPYDPNQVSTSFSMPPSPKHWLGTDQIGRDMFSRLLYASRISLFVGFSVTVISTLIGVILGLVAGYFGGWVDILIMRITDIIMSFPYMLLVLVAAAIFEPGLWNIILILGFVDWPGAARLVRGNVLSLRETTFVKGNIVAGMPNGYILFSEILPNTVGPILVYATSVFAYSILDEAALSFLGMGVQSPTASLGNILNGAESITILTSKFWLWVPAGVVIILLVVSINFIGDALRDAIDPSAKE from the coding sequence ATGAAGCAGAAATCTGATATATCAGAGAATAAACATGGCAGCCTAAAGATGATTGTGAAACGTTTTAGGAAACATAAGCTGGCAGTGGCAAGCCTTTATTTTCTTGGATTTATGACAATACTTGCCCTACTTGCCCCCTTAATTGCCCCATATGATCCAAATCAGGTAAGTACATCATTTTCCATGCCTCCCTCTCCGAAACATTGGCTTGGTACGGATCAAATCGGCAGGGATATGTTTAGCAGGCTTTTATATGCAAGCAGAATATCTTTGTTTGTGGGCTTTTCTGTAACGGTTATATCTACATTAATCGGTGTTATCCTGGGGCTTGTTGCCGGATATTTTGGTGGCTGGGTTGATATTCTTATAATGCGTATAACTGATATTATTATGTCATTTCCTTATATGCTTTTGGTATTGGTGGCAGCGGCCATATTTGAGCCGGGTTTGTGGAATATTATTCTTATTTTGGGATTTGTAGATTGGCCCGGTGCAGCCAGATTAGTTCGGGGCAATGTACTGTCACTGAGGGAAACTACTTTTGTTAAAGGAAATATTGTAGCCGGAATGCCAAATGGTTATATTCTGTTTTCTGAGATTTTGCCTAATACGGTAGGCCCTATCTTGGTATATGCCACATCCGTATTTGCCTATTCCATATTAGATGAGGCTGCTTTAAGTTTTCTGGGAATGGGTGTACAGTCTCCTACGGCAAGTTTGGGAAATATTTTGAACGGAGCCGAGTCCATAACTATACTTACCAGTAAGTTTTGGCTATGGGTGCCGGCAGGTGTTGTGATAATATTATTGGTGGTAAGTATTAATTTTATTGGTGATGCCTTGCGGGATGCCATTGACCCTTCGGCTAAGGAATAA
- a CDS encoding CarD family transcriptional regulator has translation MFEIGDYIIYGNHGVCRVEDIGGLNIPGVDQSKKCYTLQPVFSKSSTLYTPVDNDKVVMRRVISNEEALELIEQIPDISLIGVENDKQREEAYKEALRHHDCKDWIKIIKTLYVRKQERLSQGKKLTFTDEKYLNIAKDCLFGELSIAMDMNREEVEDLISERLEEVNLV, from the coding sequence ATGTTTGAAATAGGCGATTATATTATTTACGGTAACCATGGTGTATGTAGGGTGGAGGATATAGGTGGCCTTAATATACCCGGTGTTGACCAAAGTAAGAAATGCTACACACTTCAACCGGTGTTTTCCAAATCAAGTACTTTATATACCCCTGTAGATAATGACAAGGTAGTAATGAGAAGAGTAATAAGCAATGAAGAAGCCTTGGAATTGATTGAGCAAATTCCTGATATCTCATTAATTGGGGTAGAAAATGATAAACAAAGAGAAGAGGCCTATAAGGAAGCTTTAAGACACCACGATTGCAAGGATTGGATTAAAATAATTAAGACCCTGTATGTAAGGAAACAGGAACGTTTATCTCAAGGAAAAAAACTTACATTTACTGATGAAAAATATTTGAATATTGCCAAGGATTGCTTGTTTGGTGAACTATCCATTGCTATGGATATGAACAGAGAAGAAGTTGAAGACTTGATTTCTGAACGTTTAGAAGAAGTTAATCTGGTATAA